From Coraliomargarita parva, one genomic window encodes:
- the dnaX gene encoding DNA polymerase III subunit gamma/tau — protein MEKGYQVIARRWRPKQFDELVGQDHIVRTLRNAIETKRIAHAYLFVGPRGTGKTSTARLFAKALNAEGGPSATPDNESEISQAIMNGSCMDVIEIDGASNNSVDQVRDLREDCQYAPTQCTYKIYIIDEVHMLSTAAFNALLKTLEEPPEHVKFFFATTEAHKVLPTIVSRCQRFEFRPISDEVIAAKLQTIVDAEQVKVDPAALQSIARLANGGMRDAQSILDQMISFCGSEISEADVLDVYGLVGADRIAELAKAIASLDYGAIVAAVDAFAAEGRDLFRILQDLEAFARSALLDAIQNQGTTSRLGVDMSTESLMRMLDALQRGEGTVQRGLSEKVNFEVILLKAAEESRSRAIDSLIKQVAAAGGIQGEKKKP, from the coding sequence ATGGAAAAAGGTTACCAAGTGATCGCGCGCCGCTGGCGTCCCAAGCAGTTCGATGAGCTGGTGGGGCAGGACCACATCGTGCGCACCCTGCGGAATGCGATCGAGACCAAGCGGATTGCCCACGCCTACCTCTTTGTCGGGCCCCGTGGCACGGGGAAGACCAGTACCGCCCGCCTCTTTGCCAAGGCTCTGAATGCCGAAGGCGGGCCCAGTGCGACACCGGATAATGAGTCCGAGATCAGCCAGGCGATCATGAACGGGTCCTGCATGGACGTGATCGAGATCGACGGTGCCTCCAACAACAGTGTCGACCAGGTGCGTGACCTGCGGGAAGACTGCCAGTACGCGCCGACGCAATGCACCTACAAGATCTACATTATCGACGAGGTGCACATGCTTTCCACGGCGGCGTTCAACGCTCTGCTCAAGACCCTGGAAGAGCCGCCGGAGCACGTGAAATTCTTTTTTGCAACGACCGAAGCGCACAAGGTGTTGCCGACCATCGTGTCCCGCTGCCAGCGCTTCGAATTTCGTCCGATTTCCGACGAAGTGATCGCGGCCAAGCTGCAGACCATCGTGGATGCGGAGCAGGTCAAAGTGGACCCTGCCGCGTTGCAGTCGATCGCCCGGCTGGCCAACGGCGGGATGCGGGACGCCCAGTCGATCCTGGATCAGATGATTTCCTTCTGTGGCAGCGAGATCTCCGAGGCGGATGTCCTGGATGTCTATGGCCTGGTGGGAGCGGATCGTATCGCCGAGCTGGCCAAAGCCATTGCCTCGCTCGATTACGGCGCGATTGTCGCTGCGGTGGACGCTTTTGCCGCTGAAGGGCGGGACCTGTTCCGGATCTTGCAGGACCTTGAAGCCTTTGCTCGCAGCGCCTTGCTCGACGCGATCCAGAATCAGGGCACGACTTCCCGTCTGGGCGTGGATATGAGCACGGAATCCCTCATGCGCATGCTGGACGCCCTGCAACGGGGCGAAGGCACGGTGCAGCGCGGCTTGTCCGAAAAGGTGAACTTCGAGGTGATCCTGCTGAAGGCGGCAGAAGAGTCGCGTTCCCGGGCCATCGACAGCCTGATCAAGCAAGTCGCGGCCGCCGGTGGTATCCAGGGCGAAAAAAAAAAGCCTTAA
- the msrB gene encoding peptide-methionine (R)-S-oxide reductase MsrB, with protein sequence MQLIPPSILKYITLPALLSCGLVAATMTDTSNAPDSPDAGDMTVSQCASGCALPSHVDLDSGDFPVQRSEAEWKAMLTDLQYHVARKQGTERPFSNPYYDNKKMGLYRCVGCGTPLFSSTDKYDSGTGWPSFTQPIDKRTLGEHRDTSYGMVRIEVHCAVCGSHQGHVFPDGPKPTGLRYCINSASLKFEEAASEEAIMEKVKAWYAEGAEKTEVP encoded by the coding sequence ATGCAGTTGATCCCTCCCTCTATCCTGAAATATATCACCCTGCCGGCTCTTCTGAGCTGTGGCTTGGTGGCCGCGACCATGACCGACACCTCCAACGCACCCGATTCGCCCGACGCCGGCGATATGACTGTCTCCCAATGCGCCTCGGGCTGTGCCTTGCCCTCGCATGTCGATCTCGACTCGGGGGACTTTCCGGTGCAGCGCAGCGAGGCGGAATGGAAAGCGATGCTGACCGATCTCCAGTATCATGTGGCGCGGAAGCAGGGGACGGAGCGTCCGTTTTCGAATCCCTACTACGACAACAAGAAAATGGGCCTCTATCGTTGTGTGGGCTGTGGGACACCCTTGTTCAGCAGCACGGACAAGTACGATTCCGGTACAGGCTGGCCCAGTTTCACGCAGCCGATTGACAAACGTACCCTCGGTGAACATCGAGATACCAGTTACGGCATGGTGCGGATCGAGGTGCATTGCGCGGTCTGCGGCTCGCACCAGGGGCATGTCTTTCCTGATGGTCCGAAGCCGACTGGTCTGCGGTATTGTATCAACTCGGCCTCACTGAAGTTTGAAGAAGCTGCATCGGAGGAGGCCATCATGGAGAAGGTGAAGGCCTGGTACGCGGAGGGGGCGGAAAAGACCGAGGTGCCCTAG
- a CDS encoding alkaline phosphatase, producing MSESNHSRRTFLKGAGLAGAAAVLNTACSSTGSQALGTASGKARNVIFLVADGMGTGTLSLAHHWSLRNQSKHLNRMELYQRPDLVTAMQDTASASSPVTDSAAASSSWGCGQRVNNGSINTSVAGKSLTPIMSLAKRAGKATGLVTTCRVTHATPAGFAANVRHRDSEDQIADQYFDRGIDVILGGGRRHFEREERNLMPEFQAAGYALATNRTELKKASGQARVLGLFSESHVPYQVDRENDPALSEVPGLTEMFETALQSLSHSPKGFVLQVEAGRVDHGCHVNDAAATLHEMLEFDRCIRIATNFIDAHPDTLLIITTDHGTGGCQLNGWGEKYSESGPALERINGIRASFAALETYYLQLGQFDAAHFSRLTGIQPSESQVAAVNEAITGNTEYLSSAMTQIFGDDLLDLIAVGWTSNNHTSECVELLALGPGSERIPAFVENYKINGIMRQSLGLAG from the coding sequence ATGTCTGAATCGAATCACTCTCGTCGTACCTTTCTAAAGGGCGCCGGTCTGGCGGGCGCCGCCGCCGTTCTGAACACCGCCTGTAGCAGTACGGGCAGCCAGGCACTGGGGACAGCCTCCGGAAAGGCCAGGAATGTGATTTTCCTTGTGGCGGACGGTATGGGTACGGGCACGCTTTCGCTGGCGCACCACTGGAGCCTCCGGAACCAGAGCAAGCACCTGAACCGGATGGAGCTCTACCAGCGCCCGGACCTCGTGACCGCGATGCAGGATACGGCATCGGCCAGTTCCCCGGTAACGGACTCGGCCGCGGCCTCGAGCTCCTGGGGTTGCGGCCAGCGGGTCAACAACGGTTCGATCAACACGAGTGTGGCGGGAAAGTCGCTGACCCCGATCATGAGCTTGGCCAAGCGGGCGGGGAAGGCCACCGGCTTGGTCACGACCTGCCGCGTGACCCATGCCACCCCGGCAGGCTTTGCCGCGAATGTGCGCCACCGGGATAGTGAAGACCAGATTGCCGACCAGTATTTCGACCGTGGGATCGATGTGATCCTCGGCGGCGGCCGTCGTCATTTTGAACGTGAAGAACGGAACCTCATGCCGGAATTCCAGGCTGCGGGATATGCGCTGGCCACCAACCGGACGGAGTTGAAGAAAGCCAGCGGGCAGGCACGGGTCTTGGGGCTCTTTTCCGAGAGCCATGTGCCGTACCAAGTGGACCGCGAAAACGACCCCGCGCTCTCGGAGGTGCCGGGCCTGACAGAGATGTTTGAGACGGCCCTGCAGAGCCTGAGCCACTCCCCCAAGGGCTTCGTCCTCCAAGTGGAAGCGGGACGAGTCGATCATGGCTGCCACGTCAACGATGCCGCCGCGACCCTGCATGAGATGCTGGAGTTTGACCGCTGCATCCGGATCGCCACTAACTTCATTGATGCGCATCCCGATACCTTGCTGATCATCACGACCGACCACGGGACCGGGGGCTGCCAGTTAAACGGATGGGGCGAAAAATACAGCGAGAGTGGGCCTGCGCTGGAGCGGATCAACGGCATCCGTGCCAGTTTCGCCGCCCTTGAGACCTATTACCTGCAGCTCGGCCAGTTTGACGCCGCTCATTTCAGCCGCCTGACGGGCATACAGCCGAGTGAATCGCAAGTCGCCGCAGTGAACGAGGCTATCACCGGTAATACGGAGTACCTGTCGAGTGCGATGACCCAAATATTCGGCGATGACCTTTTGGATCTCATTGCAGTGGGCTGGACGTCGAACAACCACACCTCTGAATGCGTCGAGTTGCTGGCCCTCGGTCCGGGATCCGAGCGGATTCCCGCTTTTGTCGAGAATTACAAGATCAACGGGATCATGCGGCAGTCGCTGGGGTTGGCCGGCTAG
- a CDS encoding PA domain-containing protein — MNWFDRICCGLALSLGSGLPAASFTFVYTDPPDFGYYDSTAVSPVGGNPGTTLGEQRQNLLAYAANYWGQFLDSDVSIVISASYEALGGTPTSATLAYAGPESVFSNFSAEAIPDVWYISAVADSIAGVDQDPGEPDMSVTVNESVDSSNAVLGGDGFYYGYDHNFGTQTDLLATLLHEIGHGLGFLSTVDLSSGNYFLGYPDSFTFWIRDEESGLLWTEMTSNQRRNSAKNDPDLVFTGPAAQQAGLRQLKAEPDAMAGGSLLSVLSPEGAVGEIEAAQGEFGRGLPPWGVSGTVVLVDDGTAPVTNACEEQPFINADEIVGRIALIDRGDCNFVDKVRRAQEAGAIAAIIVNHEGDDLVAMSGSNEDIGIPSVFIGLSDGDAIKSWLPGVVVKMSNNAPLAGTQNDFPRLYAPNPLQSGSSVSHWTLDTYPNLIMRPQISSVLLKELDLTIPVLRDIGWKVQNLTIPYLSYDLWAAENISSPSNAPSEDADGDLQSNFAEFAYLSDPEDPAATPAPVAVSPGSGGILNIQFTRNGIAADVLYGLNQSSDLTAGFSPLVPGTGYRQSGSDFTDTAETVTLQVDADANQGFYQVEAATPSP; from the coding sequence ATGAACTGGTTCGATCGGATCTGCTGTGGACTGGCCTTGAGCTTGGGGAGCGGCCTCCCGGCTGCTTCCTTCACCTTCGTGTACACGGACCCGCCGGACTTCGGCTACTACGACAGCACGGCAGTCAGCCCCGTCGGAGGCAATCCCGGCACGACACTGGGCGAGCAACGGCAAAACCTGCTGGCCTATGCGGCCAACTACTGGGGACAGTTCCTGGACAGTGACGTCAGCATAGTGATCTCGGCCAGCTACGAGGCGCTCGGGGGCACGCCCACCAGTGCCACCCTCGCCTATGCCGGGCCGGAATCCGTCTTCAGCAATTTCAGCGCCGAGGCGATTCCGGATGTCTGGTACATTTCGGCTGTGGCCGACAGTATTGCCGGTGTCGACCAGGACCCGGGCGAGCCGGACATGAGCGTGACCGTCAATGAATCTGTCGACTCCAGCAATGCGGTTCTCGGTGGGGACGGTTTCTATTACGGCTACGATCATAACTTCGGCACCCAGACGGATTTGCTGGCGACACTTCTGCACGAGATCGGCCATGGCCTGGGCTTTCTCTCAACCGTCGACCTCTCCTCCGGTAACTACTTTTTGGGCTATCCCGACAGCTTCACCTTTTGGATCCGCGATGAAGAGTCGGGCCTGCTTTGGACGGAGATGACCAGCAACCAGCGCCGGAACTCGGCGAAGAACGATCCGGATCTCGTCTTCACCGGCCCTGCGGCCCAGCAAGCCGGCCTCCGGCAGTTGAAAGCGGAGCCCGATGCGATGGCCGGCGGATCCTTGCTCTCCGTGCTCAGTCCCGAAGGGGCCGTGGGTGAGATTGAAGCAGCGCAGGGCGAATTCGGCCGCGGGCTCCCGCCCTGGGGAGTCTCCGGCACCGTGGTACTGGTCGATGACGGCACGGCCCCGGTGACCAACGCCTGTGAGGAGCAGCCCTTTATCAACGCGGATGAGATAGTAGGCCGGATCGCCTTGATCGACCGGGGAGATTGCAACTTTGTCGACAAGGTACGTCGCGCTCAGGAAGCCGGCGCGATCGCCGCTATAATAGTGAACCATGAAGGCGATGATCTTGTGGCAATGTCGGGCTCGAACGAAGACATTGGCATCCCATCGGTCTTTATCGGTCTCAGCGACGGCGATGCGATCAAATCATGGCTGCCCGGCGTCGTCGTCAAAATGAGCAACAACGCACCACTGGCAGGCACGCAGAATGACTTCCCCCGCTTGTATGCACCCAATCCCCTGCAGTCCGGATCTTCCGTCTCGCACTGGACTCTGGACACCTATCCAAACCTGATCATGCGTCCGCAAATCAGCTCGGTCCTGCTCAAAGAGCTCGACCTTACCATCCCGGTGCTTCGCGATATCGGCTGGAAAGTCCAGAACCTGACTATCCCCTACCTGAGCTATGATCTCTGGGCCGCGGAAAACATCAGTTCGCCATCCAATGCTCCGAGCGAGGACGCAGACGGCGACCTGCAGAGCAACTTCGCCGAGTTCGCCTATCTATCCGACCCCGAAGACCCGGCTGCGACGCCGGCGCCGGTTGCGGTCAGTCCCGGTAGCGGAGGCATTTTAAATATCCAGTTTACCCGCAATGGCATCGCAGCCGATGTCCTCTATGGCCTAAACCAAAGCAGCGACCTGACGGCAGGCTTTAGCCCACTGGTCCCTGGCACAGGCTATCGCCAGAGCGGCAGCGATTTCACCGATACTGCCGAGACCGTGACGCTACAGGTGGACGCGGATGCGAACCAAGGCTTCTACCAGGTGGAAGCCGCAACGCCCAGCCCCTAG